Proteins found in one Xenopus laevis strain J_2021 chromosome 1L, Xenopus_laevis_v10.1, whole genome shotgun sequence genomic segment:
- the ankrd53.L gene encoding ankyrin repeat domain-containing protein 53: protein MSASNDGILTRDQLSAAALGNDDWLDVSLKAANSAVIADRHGFTALHLAALHGRLPCIKLLIERYKLSLDLASHYGWTPLHLALDSKTGPRAPECVRYLLERGAKVNVQSKSGVTPLHQAAKEGRQDCITLLLEAGADVHAKDAQDQTPFDLCKIWSHKACARFLRYKMWEKDKDDLSQEMKKMEKLKKDIIASEKETLSRIKEDQEIIQHLHFCEWLDKKGLPERLKESARSQTEISSKQSQCRKGTTKQSKKPLSLKTPKIQSKRGDLPLTCPHKGKAQSCTCHSCTEENHSHGKMGLRRWNPSVNPSRPPVAEISRDIQDVPSIHPGMNEDLGSYVLLSKNEHGRPRINTISGKAVSPVPNLPYEIIEKSFFPDSVPHKRLLSPKDFISNHILDVPRKQPPSKAQRPVSEMSYHLQQRVDTNYLKITNNFLPFQQGP, encoded by the exons ATGTCTGCTTCAAACGATGGGATTCTAACGAGAGACCAGCTATCGGCTGCTGCCCTTGGGAATGACGACTGGCTGGACGTCAGCTTAAAAGCCGCAAATTCAGCAGTGATAGCCGATCGACAT GGGTTTACAGCTCTGCATTTGGCAGCTCTTCATGGTAGGCTACCTTGTATAAAACTATTAATTGAAAGATACAAGCTGAGCCTTGACTTAGCCAGTCATTATGGGTGGACGCCTTTGCATTTGGCCTTGGATTCGAAGACTGGACCTCGGGCACCGGAGTGTGTGCGGTATTTATTGGAGCGTGGAGCCAAGGTCAATGT GCAAAGCAAAAGTGGGGTGACGCCATTACACCAAGCAGCCAAGGAAGGACGGCAGGATTGTATCACATTACTGCTAGAAGCTGGAGCAGATGTTCACGCTAAGGATGCTCAAGACCAAACACCTTTTGACTTGTGCAAAATCTGGTCCCATAAGGCTTGTGCTAG GTTCCTCCGTTACAAAATGTGGGAGAAAGACAAGGATGACCTTTCTCAAGAgatgaagaaaatggaaaaactcAAGAAAGATATTATTGCCTCTGAGAAAGAAACCCTCTCCAGAATAAAG GAAGACCAGGAAATAATTCAGCatctgcatttttgtgaatgGCTTGATAAGAAGGGCTTGCCAGAGAGGTTAAAAGAATCAGCTCGTAGTCAGACTGAAATCTCCTCAAAACAGAGCCAATGTAGGAAGGGCACCACTAAACAGTCTAAAAAACCACTGTCTTTGAAAACTCCAAAAATACAGTCCAAAAGAGGTGACCTGCCCCTGACATGTCCCCATAAAGGGAAAGCTCAGTCCTGTACATGCCACTCATGTACAGAAGAAAACCATTCTCATGGGAAGATGGGATTGAGAAGATGGAATCCAAGTGTCAACCCTTCTAGGCCACCAGTGGCAGAGATCTCAAGGGATATCCAAGATGTGCCAAGCATCCATCCTGGAATGAATGAAGATTTAGGGTCCTATGTGCTGCTTAGTAAAAATGAACATGGACGTCCAAGGATTAATACAatcagtgggaaggcagtttctcctgtccctaatttgccatATGAGATTATAGAAAAAAGCTTCTTCCCTGATTCTGTTCCACACAAGAGGCTTCTCTCCCCAAAGGACTTCATCTCTAACCATATTTTAGATGTTCCCAGGAAGCAGCCGCCTTCCAAAGCTCAGCGTCCAGTATCAGAAATGTCTTACCATTTGCAACAAAGGGTTGATACAAATTACTTAAAGATAACCAACAATTTCCTGCCTTTTCAGCAAGGTCCTTAA
- the LOC108697247 gene encoding shootin-1 — translation MNSTNDESHQHLPAIQEFSDTDSLPDSEAEKEELEKEREDAMKQLEEFKDISEQLLAELSILETEFEIEKTCRTQAEVYASQVQKENRKLKRISMQVIPILHDLPEEIQNQICQEQPSANDLASEIECKYQQQIKYLQETINTLLEEKKETAFELEEQKCQIRNLNEKIEEERLERNSLAVMLEQNQRTLLQLTKASLKVSQEYKEMMQHLEVEQDLRDKAEMFAHKMLRDQQAASRQSMILMQSVEPSMMLLKALDEVGSLTAALEETKHDLQAKIHNLESQLEERPLQSDFELVQEELKVTKEEKSLLEKNLEESEEKQRMLQQKVSSLEEKLREAESLWLKEEEQKLVPVPVPPPPPPPLPHCMSGKAPENPLDFIKQRRGSKVAGENPSKSCDDIKADAVMEMMERIKNGVILRSTTRDKQGQSAATIKRKSVINELHVILEDTMKKPIRKTSFRRSRKVNENELESVLMRRRRIVDIPLQTGRGIESLGDPPGKDESKPPIAPWVNENSPVLVKLRQRTFELQRSRRKVF, via the exons AAAGAGGAGCTTGAAAAAGAAAGGGAAGATGCTATGAAACAGTTGGAGGAATTTAAGGACA TATCTGAGCAGCTTCTCGCTGAGCTGTCAATTCTCGAAACCGAGTTTGAAATAGAGAAAACGTGCCGGACACAGGCAGAAGTCTATGCATCTCAG GTCCAGAAAGAAAACCGAAAACTAAAGCGGATTAGCATGCAAGTGATTCCCATATTACACGACCTTCCTGAGGAGATACAGAATCAAATCTGTCAGGAACAGCCTTCAGCCAATGACTTGGcttctgaaatagaatgcaaGTACCAGCAGCAAATCAAAT atttacagGAAACTATTAATACATTACTGGAGGAAAAGAAGGAAACAGCATTTGAGCTAGAGGAACAGAAATGCCAAATCAGAAACCTAAACGAAAAG ATTGAAGAGGAAAGGTTGGAAAGAAACTCCCTTGCAGTCATGCTTGAGCAGAATCAAAGAACTTTGCTGCAGTTAACCAAAG CTTCACTGAAGGTCTCCCAGGAATACAAAGAGATGATGCAGCACCTGGAGGTGGAGCAGGACCTACGGGATAAAGCAGAAATGTTTGCTCACAAG ATGCTGAGGGACCAGCAGGCAgctagcaggcagagtatgatccTGATGCAGAGTGTTGAACCCAGTATGATGTTACTGAAAGCTCTGGATGAAGTCGGCAGCCTGACCGCAGCTCTGGAAGAAACTAAACATGATCTACAGGCAAAG ATACACAATTTAGAATCTCAGCTAGAAGAGAGGCCTTTACAATCAGATTTTGAGCTAGTTCAAGAAGAACTTAAAGTAACAAAGGAGGAGAAAAGTTTACTGGAAAAGAATCTGGAAGAATCTGAAGAGAAACAAAGAATGTTGCAACAGAAAG TCAGTTCCCTGGAGGAAAAACTTAGAGAGGCGGAATCTCTTTGGTTGAAAGAAGAAGAACAAAAGCTTGTCCCAGTGCCTGTGCCACCACCTCCACCACCTCCGCTGCCCCATTGCATGTCTGGCAAGGCCCCAGAAAA CCCTTTAGACTTCATCAAACAAAGAAGAGGATCAAAGGTAGCAGGAGAGAACCCAAGTAAAA GCTGTGATGATATTAAAGCAGACGCTGTGATGGAGATGATGGAAAGAATTAAGAATGGCGTGATTCTCAGGTCGACCACGAGAGACAAACAG GGTCAGTCTGCTGCCACCATCAAACGTAAAAGTGTCATCAATGAGCTTCATGTTATCCTGGAG GATACCATGAAGAAGCCCATTCGGAAAACAAGTTTTCGGAGAAGTCGAAAAGTGAATGAGAACGAACTGGAGTCTGTGCTCATGAGGAGGCGTAGAATAGTGGATATTCCCCTACAAACAGGCAGGGGCATAGAGAGTCTCGGTGATCCTCCAGGAAAAG ATGAGTCAAAACCACCTATTGCTCCATGGGTAAATGAGAACAGTCCAGTGCTGGTCAAGCTTAGACAGAGGACCTTTGAGCTCCAGCGGAGTAGAAGAAAGGTTTTTTGA